The DNA window ATActtataaaaataaaaaaaatactaaaactTCTTAAAGATAAAGTTAGCTAGTAATTTTTCTACCGTGCAGAGACTCAATGGAAGCTGTTCTAACGAATCGAGAAGGTCGACATCTTCTGGGACATCTCCGCCGCCAGGTTCGGCGCCGGGTCGGAGCCGCTGGAGGGCTTCTACGTCACGCTGCTCTTCGACCTCGAGCTGGCGCTCCTGCTCGGTGACATGAAGAAGGACGCCTACCGCAAGACCGGCGCCAACCGCCCGGCGCTCAACGCCGCCTTCATCGCCAGGAAGGAGCACATTTACGGCAAGAAGATTTACTCCGCCAAGGCGCAGTTCTGCGACAATGGCCCGCCCCCTAGCATCGCGCGCTGGTTCGCGAGAGCGCTCGCCGACTCGACCAACGCCGTCTCCCAGTCTGGCCCGGTTGCCATCGAACAGGGCCAGCGCAAGCTGCGCCCGTGCTCTTCCCTAGACATGGCTTCCGCCTTCAAGTTCAAGAAGTCCGCCTCCTCCGTCGTGGCCAGGCACCAGCCGTGGGTCGGCGCAGAGGCCGGGGCTCGGGGAGGGGGGGGGCCATCAAGGGCCGCGGGGGAAGGCTgtggcgagagagagagaggttggGGAGAGCGGGCCGAGTTCGTGGGAAGGCACGTGGGTGGGCCCCGGAGAAAAAGGTGAGGAGAGAGGGAGTGGGAGGCTGATGGCGGGCCCAACCGCATGTAAAACACACTCTCTCCTCCCCCAGCTACCCCCCGGGATCTTGGGAATGGGATGAGAGTGCCGGCGGTAGTTTTAGCCAAATCCGGTGATTTTTGTGCTCCTGGGGGCGCGAGTGGAAACTTTTTTGGCCGCCGGCGCTGGAAAAGTGCTCTTGGGGGCCTTCCTGGGGGGACGGGTGGAGATGCCCTTACTGTGCTTGCTGTTGGGTAATCCAAACAATACGTGAGTTAGTTTAGGTAATACTCGGTACGTGAGAGTCCATGTCCTAATTAGTTTGGAGTTGTAGTAGGACTTCGAGTCCGATTGGTAGTTGATTTGGTCTAGTACGTGTGTTGGATTAAGAAAGTTGAGTCCGTGTCAGGTTCTAGTACAAGTCTGTTTGAGTTGGTCGGCTGCGTTGGTTGTGTATATTTAAGCACAGCCAGGCCATGAGGTTTATTGTAACATGGACAGAAAAAGAGAAAATTAATAAAGAGGAGAAACAAGGACACGACAAGGGCCCTTTGGCTATCAGTTTTGTGTGCGCGCGTGTTTGTTGTGATTTGATGTGATCGATCCTGTGGGCGAATttccaacaattggtatcagagcaaggttcGAGTGAAGCTGTGCTTGCCCCGGGGTGGCGACCTTGCTAGCGCCTCGGGGCGGGCGATATAGTCGCTTGGTGGTGCAGCGACGAGGAGGAGCGGCAATTGTCGTTCGAGCGGTGACAAGGAGGATCGGGCAGTTGTCGTTCGGCGGTGTGGCGACGAGAAGGCTGCGAGGACGCTGTCGCAAGAAAGGCGACAGGTGATCGCTGTTCGGCGGAATGACCTGGAGAAGGGAGACACGCTGTCGTCGACAAGGCGATGGGTGATCATCGTTGGGGGGAGCGAGGAAGAGGTGGCAAAGTTGCAACCTGTCGTCAAGGTATGCACATGAGTTCTTGTAAGGTGCGTCCAAGAGTTCAGGTGTGTGAGTTTTATGCTACAGTTGAGATGCGTCACTGGCGGAGGAGAATTGCGAGCGAGAGCAGGCGGAAAAATGAATTTGTGCCTTGCGTTTCCATTAGTGGTCGCGGAGTTCCGACGAGTTCATATACGATGGAGATGAGTTGCACGTATATGACGAGTTGTGTTGCCGCTGGACAGGAGGTGTTGTTTGGTAAGTTGTGTCTCCAACGACAAAGAGACGGAGTGAAGATGAGGTGGGTGAAGAGATGTGTCTCCCCGTGTATAAGCAACCGATAAGAAGATGAAGATCAACATGGACGCGCACGAGTTAAGTCGAGTTCCTGCATGAGGCTATGCGTTTAGTCTGCATGTAGCACGCTAAGATGTGACAGCGTGGCTGGTAGTCCGGATAATCGTTGGTTCCAGTCTACAAGTCAGCATGAAAAAAGGTGATGATGAAGTGGTGGCCATCGTTGCAGAAGAAAGAAGTTACGGTCCGGTAAGTTGCGTCATCGGAGACAGCCAGCGTGACAAAATGAACAAGTGATCGTCTGCGTGTCTCGTTTGTGTAAAGAGTTTGTTTGAATTAAGGGTTGAATGTTGGGTAATCCAAACAATACGTGAGTTAGTTTAGGTAATACTCGGTATGTGAGTCTATGTCCTAATTAGTTTGGAGTTGTAGTAGGACTTCGAGTCCGATTGGTAGTTGATTTGGTCTAATACGTGTGTTGGATTAAGAAAGTTGAGTCAGTGTCAGGTTCTAGTACAGGTGTGTTTGAGTTGGTCGGCTGCGTTGGTTGTGTATATTGAAGCACAACCAAGCCATGAGGTTTATTGTAATGTGGACAGAAAAAGAGAAAATCAATAAAGAGAAGAAACAAGGGCATGACAAGGATTCTTTGGCTATCAGTTTTGTGTGCGCGCGTGTTCGTTATGATTTGATGTGATCGATCCTGTGGGCGAATTTCCAACACTTGCCGAAGTGACCCATCCTCCAGATGAGCAGCACGGTGCTTTGGTGTTGGTGTTGGTGTTGGTGTTGGTCGTCGCCGGCATCGTCACTGGAGCAGGTGCGGTGGCAGCCATTGGATCTCGTGTCACTGTAAGACGAAAGAACACACATGAAAACTAGCTGGCGAGGACACTTTTAGCTAGAGATTTCACGACAGGCGGCCTTTGGAACATACATGGTCTTGAGATTCAGCGTGTGGAGTAGTGGAGTCATCCCAACAGCTGCCATCGGCCAAAGTAAGACGCCGCCTCCTGTGTCTCCGTCCTCTCTTCCCTACTGTCCAGCTGCACGTCACCGAAGAGATGCTCGAGATGATGCACTCTCCGACACCGGACTCTGGGGACTAACAGCAAGAGGAGCGGGCAGCGGACTGCTGTGTGCTCTCCAGAGAAGCCTTGGAGGGGGCTGAATGGCCCACAACCATGCGTCTCCATGGCTGGGTACAACACCGGGAGGTCCTCATG is part of the Triticum urartu cultivar G1812 unplaced genomic scaffold, Tu2.1 TuUngrouped_contig_6764, whole genome shotgun sequence genome and encodes:
- the LOC125531059 gene encoding uncharacterized protein LOC125531059; its protein translation is MGQGLSVAVDALSCQSLRKADIKPWLFSKKKGSKSLDADGKVDIFWDISAARFGAGSEPLEGFYVTLLFDLELALLLGDMKKDAYRKTGANRPALNAAFIARKEHIYGKKIYSAKAQFCDNGPPPSIARWFARALADSTNAVSQSGPVAIEQGQRKLRPCSSLDMASAFKFKKSASSVVARHQPW